The Clostridioides difficile genome has a segment encoding these proteins:
- a CDS encoding transketolase family protein gives MGIATREAYGQVLKELAENKDIVVLDADLGKATKSISFKEVAPDRFFDMGIAEGDMIGTAAGLATCGKIPFASTFAIFAAGRGYEQIRNSVAYPKLNVKIAATHAGVTVGEDGGSHQAIEDISLMRGIPNMVVLNPADALEARQAIFASIDYNGPVYIRLGRAATPDVNSENYKFEIGKGTVLREGSDITVIATGIMVAKALEAAEELAKEGVNVEVINIATIKPLDETLIKESAKKTGKVVTAEEHSIIGGLGSAVCEALAETKDVVVRRIGVKDVFGQSGTPADLLKHYGLTAEDIVKNIKELL, from the coding sequence ATGGGAATAGCAACTAGAGAAGCTTACGGACAAGTGTTAAAAGAACTTGCAGAAAATAAAGATATAGTAGTATTGGATGCAGACTTAGGAAAAGCTACAAAGAGTATATCATTTAAAGAAGTTGCCCCAGATAGATTTTTTGACATGGGGATAGCAGAAGGTGACATGATTGGTACAGCGGCAGGTCTTGCTACTTGTGGGAAAATACCTTTTGCAAGTACTTTTGCAATATTTGCAGCAGGTAGAGGCTATGAGCAAATAAGAAACTCTGTAGCATATCCAAAATTAAATGTTAAAATAGCAGCTACTCATGCAGGAGTAACAGTAGGAGAAGATGGAGGAAGTCATCAAGCTATAGAAGATATATCTTTAATGAGAGGTATACCAAATATGGTTGTATTAAATCCAGCAGATGCTTTAGAGGCAAGACAAGCAATATTTGCATCTATTGATTATAATGGACCTGTATATATAAGATTAGGTAGAGCTGCAACTCCAGATGTAAACAGTGAAAACTATAAATTTGAAATAGGAAAAGGAACTGTTTTAAGAGAAGGTTCTGATATAACAGTAATAGCTACAGGAATAATGGTAGCAAAAGCATTAGAAGCAGCAGAAGAACTTGCTAAAGAAGGTGTAAATGTAGAAGTTATCAATATAGCTACAATAAAACCTTTAGACGAAACATTAATAAAAGAAAGTGCTAAGAAAACTGGAAAAGTAGTTACAGCAGAAGAGCACAGTATAATTGGTGGTTTAGGTTCAGCTGTATGTGAAGCTTTAGCAGAAACTAAAGATGTAGTAGTTAGAAGAATTGGTGTTAAGGATGTATTTGGTCAATCAGGTACACCAGCAGACTTATTAAAACATTACGGATTAACTGCTGAAGATATAGTAAAAAATATAAAAGAATTATTATAG
- the rpiB gene encoding ribose 5-phosphate isomerase B, giving the protein MKISIGCDHGGYELKEFIKENLINKGIEVEDVGTNSKESVDFPIYAKKVSQNVQSKKSDLGILCCGTGIGMSIAANKFKGIRAAVVSDCFSAQATREHNNTNVLCLGERVIGKGLAMRIVEEWLNSSYNGERHARRLQMIDDIENENL; this is encoded by the coding sequence ATGAAAATTTCTATTGGGTGTGACCATGGTGGTTACGAATTAAAGGAATTTATAAAAGAAAACTTAATAAATAAAGGTATAGAAGTTGAAGATGTAGGAACAAATTCAAAAGAAAGTGTAGATTTTCCAATATATGCAAAAAAGGTAAGTCAAAATGTTCAAAGTAAAAAATCAGATTTAGGGATACTTTGTTGTGGTACAGGAATAGGTATGTCTATTGCCGCAAATAAATTTAAAGGAATTAGAGCAGCAGTTGTGTCAGATTGTTTTTCAGCTCAAGCTACGAGAGAACACAATAATACGAATGTACTTTGTTTAGGGGAAAGAGTTATTGGAAAAGGATTAGCTATGAGAATTGTTGAAGAATGGTTAAATTCAAGTTATAATGGAGAAAGACATGCAAGAAGATTACAAATGATTGATGATATAGAAAATGAGAACTTATAA